The following proteins are encoded in a genomic region of Dialister hominis:
- a CDS encoding YerC/YecD family TrpR-related protein encodes MSVNQRLVNKLTDNLFDGILQLKTRNECYEFFEDLCTINEIRDMSQRLEVARMLEAGEKYDQIEKETGASTATISRVKRCLKYGADGYLTVLSRLNELGGNKK; translated from the coding sequence ATGAGCGTAAATCAAAGATTGGTTAATAAACTGACTGATAATTTATTTGACGGCATCCTTCAGCTTAAAACCAGGAATGAATGTTATGAATTTTTTGAGGATCTTTGCACGATCAATGAAATCCGGGATATGTCACAGCGCCTGGAAGTAGCAAGGATGCTTGAGGCTGGGGAAAAGTATGATCAGATCGAGAAGGAGACGGGGGCAAGTACTGCAACAATCTCAAGAGTCAAAAGATGCCTTAAGTACGGGGCTGACGGATATCTGACAGTACTTTCAAGATTGAATGAATTAGGGGGAAACAAGAAATAA